In Zingiber officinale cultivar Zhangliang chromosome 11B, Zo_v1.1, whole genome shotgun sequence, a single window of DNA contains:
- the LOC122033419 gene encoding disease resistance protein RPM1-like, whose protein sequence is MEEEAEDYLAELVDRSMLQVVNRNAFGRLQTFKMHDVVRDVTLAISRKAKFSMILDGSQSGSDYQTRRLSIQTNDESLDLDKSLSLSQLRSLVMFSTCNSSSDSLSAILISFKMLRVLELEFQPISNLPNEISALFNLHYLGLRGTKVEKLPNNIQKLQSLETLDLRCSTIVKLPRGVTQLKQLCHLFMFAREIEFGGSTVVGCVPTHKGARQWKNLQTLRQVKANKNLVQQLEDMKELRTLAVVSVEYAHCPQLCTSLTKLIKLHSLCLSARSEEQFNFEILNPPPPPLQKLSLCGRLFEGKMPRFICSCEELTVVLLLLSHLIEDPLPSLGQLHKLVELTLWDDSYDGQKLHFRTGWFLNLEVLSLDTLRNLNNIVIEEGAMPNLLKLTMTCLRELRMIPPGIEFLTNLQSLDLYSMPVALVEKLRNDGDNEDRQRIRGIPNVVIDLLSI, encoded by the coding sequence ATGGAAGAGGAGGCTGAAGACTATCTTGCTGAACTTGTGGATCGGTCCATGCTTCAGGTGGTTAACAGAAATGCATTTGGGAGACTTCAGACTTTCAAAATGCATGACGTTGTAAGAGATGTAACACTAGCAATATCTAGAAAGGCAAAATTTAGCATGATTCTTGATGGTTCACAATCAGGTTCGGACTATCAAACTCGCCGCCTTTCCATCCAAACAAATGATGAATCCCTTGATTTAGATAAGAGCCTGAGCCTTTCACAACTTCGCTCTTTGGTTATGTTCTCAACTTGCAATTCTAGTTCAGATTCCCTAAGTGCAATCTTAATTAGTTTCAAAATGTTGAGGGTGTTGGAGCTGGAATTTCAGCCAATCTCCAACTTACCAAATGAAATTTCAGCCTTGTTTAACCTTCACTATTTGGGTTTGAGGGGTACAAAAGTGGAAAAACTTCCCAACAATATCCAAAAGCTCCAGAGTTTGGAAACACTTGACCTCCGTTGTTCCACTATAGTGAAGCTCCCACGTGGTGTGACACAATTGAAGCAACTTTGTCACCTATTTATGTTTGCACGTGAAATTGAATTTGGGGGGTCAACTGTAGTTGGATGTGTTCCAACTCACAAAGGGGCACGGCAGTGGAAGAACCTACAAACCCTCAGACAAGTTAAAGCAAACAAGAACCTTGTACAACAATTGGAAGACATGAAAGAGCTCCGAACATTGGCAGTTGTATCGGTGGAATATGCCCATTGTCCTCAGCTTTGCACCTCATTGACTAAGCTGATTAAACTTCATAGTTTATGCTTGTCTGCAAGGAGTGAAGAACAGTTCAACTTTGAAATATTAaatcctccacctcctccacttCAGAAGTTGTCATTGTGTGGTAGATTATTTGAAGGGAAAATGCCTAGATTTATTTGCTCTTGTGAAGAACTCACAGTTGTGCTACTGTTGTTGTCACATTTAATCGAAGATCCACTTCCTTCACTCGGACAATTGCATAAACTAGTGGAGTTAACATTGTGGGATGATTCATATGACGGGCAAAAACTGCACTTCAGAACAGGTTGGTTCCTTAATCTTGAGGTGCTTTCCTTGGACACTTTGAGGAACTTAAATAACATTGTGATAGAGGAAGGTGCCATGCCAAATTTACTTAAGCTAACAATGACTTGTCTTCGAGAATTAAGAATGATCCCTCCTGGTATCGAGTTTCTCACCAATCTCCAAAGCCTAGATCTGTATAGCATGCCTGTGGCACTAGTGGAAAAATTAAGAAATGACGGTGACAACGAAGACCGACAAAGAATTAGAGGTATTCCAAATGTTGTTATTGATTTATTAagcatttaa
- the LOC122035296 gene encoding disease resistance protein RPM1-like — protein sequence MEAAFISLLIKKLAQVAFDQAQSRCSQLLLQHTTPPLDQIHARVRRITDEFIVMKAFLEGSNWSTIAATNKPLEAWIEQVRKVAFEIEDIIDEYLYLVGRQRERTWKNCLMAPSDLCFNLAKAWRGIDSRLEKMEKDLSELSSRRDRFGITISGNEEGVKNSERDTHHYRAYSPMLNDEDDLVGIEVNKSKLLSWLTNADTCRKMTAIAVWGMGGHGKTTLVANVYRNNTVKSHFDCQVWVTVSQTYSVLEELLRIMIKEIFKGKEDLVPNGITTMQRLELFDIIKESLQRKRYIIVLDDVWHVDLCNDISRAFIDSNNGSRLIITTRMHEVARIANDEHIMKLQQLNEKDAWILFCKKAFRRENNKDCPQELEDYTGRILNKCQGSPLAIVAIGSLLSFKEKSQTEWKKVYDNLQWEFENNPALDKVKSILNLSFNDLP from the exons ATGGAGGCTGCTTTCATCTCCTTGCTGATCAAGAAGCTCGCCCAAGTCGCATTCGACCAAGCGCAGAGCAGATGCTCTCAGCTACTGCTGCAGCACACAACTCCACCTTTAGATCAGATTCACGCGAGAGTGAGACGAATCACCGACGAGTTCATAGTGATGAAGGCCTTCCTCGAAGGTTCTAATTGGTCCACTATTGCTGCTACTAACAAACCACTCGAGGCTTGGATCGAACAG GTGAGGAAGGTCGCCTTCGAGATAGAAGACATCATCGATGAATACCTTTATCTGGTTGGAAGACAACGGGAAAGGACATGGAAGAATTGTCTCATGGCACCATCAGACCTTTGTTTCAATCTTGCTAAGGCTTGGCGTGGTATTGATTCTCGGTTAGAAAAGATGGAGAAAGATCTTTCTGAACTTTCAAGCAGGAGAGATCGATTTGGTATAACAATAAGTGGCAATGAGGAGGGAGTGAAGAACTCAGAAAGAGACACACATCATTATCGAGCTTATTCACCCATGTTAAATGATGAAGATGATTTAGTGGGGATAGAAGTTAACAAATCTAAGTTGCTTTCGTGGTTGACTAATGCTGATACTTGCAGGAAGATGACAGCAATTGCGGTGTGGGGAATGGGTGGCCATGGGAAAACTACACTCGTTGCAAATGTCTATCGCAATAATACCGTGAAGAGTCACTTTGATTGTCAGGTATGGGTTACAGTCTCACAAACTTATAGTGTACTGGAGGAACTCCTAAGAATAATGATCAAGGAAATCTTCAAGGGAAAAGAGGATCTTGTCCCAAATGGTATCACTACCATGCAACGATTAGAGTTATTTGACATCATCAAAGAAAGTTTGCAACGAAAGAGATATATAATTGTGTTAGATGATGTTTGGCATGTAGACTTGTGTAATGATATTAGTCGTGCTTTTATTGATAGCAACAATGGAAGTAGACTAATTATTACCACTAGAATGCATGAAGTAGCAAGGATAGCAAATGATGAACATATCATGAAGCTGCAACAACTTAATGAAAAAGATGCATGGATTTTGTTTTGCAAGAAGGCATTTCGaagagagaacaataaagattGTCCACAAGAGCTTGAGGATTACACCGGTAGGATTTTGAACAAATGTCAAGGCTCACCATTAGCTATTGTAGCAATTGGCAGTTTATTATCATTCAAGGAAAAGAGTCAAACTGAATGGAAGAAAGTCTATGATAACCTTCAATGGGAGTTTgaaaacaaccctgctctagATAAAGTGAAGAGTATTCTCAACCTGAGCTTCAATGATTTGCCTTAG
- the LOC122035184 gene encoding disease resistance protein RPM1-like, with the protein MEAAFISLLINKLAQVAFDQAQSRCSQLLLQHTTPPLDQIHAKVRRITDEFIVMKAFLEGSNWSTIAATNKPLEAWIEQVRKVAFEIEDIIDEYLYLVGRQREMTWKNYLMAPSDLCFNLAKAWRGIDSRLEKTEKDLSELSSRRDRFGITISGNEDGVKNSERDTHHYRAYSPMLTDEDDLVGIEDNKSKLLSWLTNADTCRKMTAIAVWGMGGHGKTTLVANVYRNKTVKNHFDCQVWVTVSKTYSALEELLRIMIQEIFKGQKELVPNGITTMQRLELFDIIKESLQQKRYIIVLDDVWQADLCNDISCAFVDSNNGSRLIITTRMHEVARIANEEHIMKLQQLNEKDAWILFCKKAFRRENNKDCPKELEDYTGRILNKCQGSPLAIVAIGSLLSFKEKSETEWKKAYDNLQWEFENNPALDKVKNILNLSFNDLPYYLKNCFVYCSIFPEDYLIKRKKLIRLWVAEGFVEAKSSNRSMEEEAEDYLAELVDRSMLQVVNRNAFGRLQAFKMHDVVREVTLAISRKAKFSMILDGSQSGSDFQTRRLSIQTNDESLDLDKSLSLSQLRSLVMFSTCNSSSDSLSAILISFKMLRVLELEFQPISNLPNEISALFNLHYLGLRGTKVEKLPNNIQKLQSLETLDLRCSTIVKLPRGVTQLKQLCHLFMFAREIEFGGSTVVGCVPTHKGARQWKNLQTLRQVKANKNLVQQLEDMKELRTLAVVSVEYAHCPQLCTSLTKLTKLHSLCLSARSEEQLNFEILNSPPPPLQKLTLSGRLFEGKMPKFICSCEELTYVQLMSSHLIEDPLPSLGQLHKLVELTLWEDSYDGQKLHFRTGWFLNLKVLYLETLRNLNNIVIEEGAMPNLLKLIMSSLGELRMIPPGIEFLTNLQSLELCALPEELVEKLRNDDDNEFLQRIRGTRNVVVDSISN; encoded by the exons ATGGAGGCTGCTTTCATCTCCTTGCTGATCAACAAGCTCGCCCAAGTCGCATTCGACCAAGCGCAGAGCAGATGCTCTCAGCTACTGCTGCAGCACACAACTCCACCTTTAGATCAGATTCACGCGAAAGTGAGACGAATCACCGACGAGTTCATAGTGATGAAGGCCTTCCTCGAAGGTTCTAATTGGTCCACTATTGCTGCTACTAACAAACCACTCGAGGCTTGGATCGAACAG GTGAGGAAGGTCGCCTTCGAGATAGAAGACATCATCGATGAATACCTTTATCTGGTTGGAAGACAACGGGAAATGACATGGAAGAATTATCTCATGGCACCATCTGACCTTTGTTTCAATCTTGCTAAGGCTTGGCGTGGTATTGATTCTCGGTTAGAAAAGACAGAGAAAGATCTTTCTGAACTTTCAAGCAGGAGAGATCGATTTGGTATAACAATAAGTGGCAATGAGGATGGAGTGAAGAATTCAGAAAGAGACACACATCATTATCGAGCTTATTCACCCATGTTAACCGATGAAGATGATTTAGTGGGGATAGAAGATAACAAATCTAAGTTGCTTTCGTGGTTGACTAATGCTGATACTTGCAGGAAGATGACTGCAATTGCAGTATGGGGAATGGGCGGTCATGGGAAAACTACTCTCGTTGCAAATGTCTACCGCAATAAAACCGTGAAGAATCACTTTGATTGTCAGGTATGGGTTACAGTCTCAAAAACTTATAGTGCACTGGAAGAACTCCTAAGAATAATGATCCAGGAAATCTTCAAGGGACAAAAGGAACTTGTCCCAAATGGTATCACTACCATGCAACGATTAGAGTTATTTGACATCATCAAAGAAAGTTTGCAACAAAAGAGATATATAATTGTGTTAGATGATGTTTGGCAAGCAGACTTGTGTAATGATATTAGTTGTGCTTTTGTTGATAGCAACAATGGAAGTAGACTAATTATTACCACTAGAATGCATGAAGTAGCAAGGATAGCAAATGAAGAACATATCATGAAGCTGCAACAACTTAATGAAAAAGATGCATGGATTTTGTTTTGCAAGAAGGCATTTCGaagagagaacaataaagattGTCCAAAAGAGCTTGAGGATTACACCGGTAGGATTTTGAACAAATGTCAAGGCTCACCATTAGCTATTGTAGCAATTGGCAGTTTATTATCATTCAAGGAAAAGAGTGAAACTGAATGGAAGAAAGCCTATGATAACCTTCAATGGGAATTTGAAAACAACCCTGCGCTAGATAAAGTGAAGAATATTCTCAACCTGAGCTTCAATGATTTGCCTTACTATCTAAAGAATTGTTTTGTATATTGTAGCATCTTCCCTGAAGATTATCTAATAAAGAGGAAGAAACTAATCCGATTGTGGGTAGCTGAAGGATTTGTGGAGGCAAAGAGCAGTAACAGATCAATGGAAGAGGAGGCTGAAGACTATCTTGCTGAACTTGTGGATCGGTCCATGCTTCAGGTGGTTAACAGAAATGCATTTGGGAGACTTCAGGCTTTCAAAATGCATGACGTTGTAAGAGAGGTAACACTAGCAATATCTAGAAAGGCAAAATTTAGCATGATTCTTGATGGTTCACAATCAGGTTCGGACTTTCAAACTCGCCGCCTTTCCATCCAAACAAATGATGAATCCCTTGATTTAGATAAGAGCCTGAGCCTTTCACAACTTCGCTCTTTGGTTATGTTCTCAACATGCAATTCTAGTTCAGATTCCCTAAGTGCAATCTTAATTAGTTTCAAAATGTTGAGGGTGTTGGAGCTGGAATTTCAGCCAATCTCCAACTTACCAAATGAAATTTCAGCCTTGTTTAACCTTCACTATTTGGGTTTGAGGGGTACAAAAGTGGAAAAACTTCCCAACAATATCCAAAAGCTCCAGAGTTTGGAAACACTTGACCTCCGTTGTTCCACTATAGTGAAGCTCCCACGTGGTGTGACACAATTGAAGCAACTTTGTCACCTATTTATGTTTGCACGTGAAATTGAATTTGGGGGGTCAACTGTAGTTGGATGTGTTCCAACTCACAAAGGGGCACGGCAGTGGAAGAACCTACAAACCCTCAGACAAGTTAAAGCAAACAAGAACCTTGTACAACAATTGGAAGACATGAAAGAGCTCCGAACATTGGCAGTTGTATCGGTGGAATATGCCCATTGTCCTCAGCTTTGCACCTCATTGACTAAGCTGACTAAACTTCATAGTTTATGCTTGTCTGCAAGGAGTGAAGAACAGCTCAACTTTGAAATATTAAATTCTCCACCTCCTCCACTTCAGAAGTTGACATTGTCTGGTAGATTATTTGAAGGTAAAATGCCTAAATTTATTTGCTCTTGTGAAGAACTCACATATGTGCAACTGATGTCGTCACATTTAATCGAAGATCCACTTCCTTCACTCGGACAATTGCATAAGCTAGTGGAGTTAACATTGTGGGAAGATTCATATGACGGACAAAAACTGCACTTTAGAACAGGTTGGTTCCTTAATCTTAAGGTACTTTACTTGGAGACTTTGAGGAACTTAAATAACATTGTGATAGAGGAAGGTGCCATGCCAAATTTACTTAAGCTAATAATGAGTAGTCTTGGAGAATTAAGAATGATCCCTCCTGGTATCGAGTTTCTCACCAATCTCCAAAGTCTCGAACTATGTGCCCTACCTGAGGAGCTAGTGGAAAAATTAAGAAATGACGATGATAACGAATTCCTACAAAGAATTAGAGGTACTCGAAATGTTGTTGTTGATTCAATAAGCaattaa